One window from the genome of Pseudonocardia hierapolitana encodes:
- a CDS encoding PadR family transcriptional regulator, with amino-acid sequence MSLQRADRDLPALTVLALLMTGPRHTYEMHRLMVDTHKDFVTGLPRSMYHAVERLLRAELIEVVRTDRTEGRPERTVYGLTDAGRAELVERVRRLLEHPDPDATLFVAALSFLACLPVPQARAALDVRRAELHRRIDGARAALAEVVHLPRLLLVETEFEIARLAAERDWVAGLLADIDSGRLDWPADIRELEVPPVT; translated from the coding sequence ATGTCCTTGCAGCGCGCCGACCGGGACCTGCCGGCGCTCACGGTGCTCGCCCTGCTCATGACGGGGCCGAGGCACACGTACGAGATGCACCGGCTGATGGTCGACACGCACAAGGACTTCGTGACCGGGCTGCCGCGCAGCATGTACCACGCCGTCGAGCGGCTGCTGCGCGCCGAGCTGATCGAGGTGGTGCGCACCGATCGGACGGAGGGACGTCCCGAGCGCACCGTGTACGGACTCACCGACGCCGGCCGGGCCGAGCTGGTGGAGCGGGTGCGGCGGCTGCTCGAGCACCCCGACCCGGACGCCACGCTGTTCGTCGCCGCTCTGTCGTTCCTGGCCTGCCTGCCGGTGCCGCAGGCGCGGGCCGCGCTCGACGTGCGCCGAGCCGAGCTGCACCGGCGGATCGACGGCGCGCGGGCAGCGCTCGCCGAGGTCGTGCACCTGCCGCGCCTGCTGCTCGTGGAGACCGAGTTCGAGATCGCGCGCCTCGCGGCCGAACGCGACTGGGTGGCCGGGTTGCTCGCCGACATCGACAGCGGCCGGCTCGACTGGCCGGCCGACATCCGGGAGCTGGAGGTACCGCCCGTGACGTAG
- a CDS encoding dihydrofolate reductase family protein — protein sequence MARVVIQAVVSVDGYIAYPDDTVGPLFDWYFNGDTELSARPSGWTFNVSRTSAAYVQPFWDAIDVTVIGRHLFDTTNGWDGKPAAGEQLVVVTHRPLPQEWLADHPDAPFHTADSVEAGIALAKKLAGDGLVAVTAGDVGGQAFSAGLVDEVAMDVVPVVMGEGVRFFGGHTGTVLLDDPDQVVQGDRVLHLHYTIKR from the coding sequence ATGGCCAGGGTCGTCATACAGGCGGTCGTCTCGGTGGACGGCTACATCGCCTACCCCGATGACACGGTCGGGCCGTTGTTCGACTGGTACTTCAACGGAGACACCGAGTTGTCCGCCCGGCCGAGCGGCTGGACGTTCAACGTCTCGCGGACCTCCGCCGCGTACGTCCAGCCGTTCTGGGACGCCATCGACGTCACGGTGATCGGCCGTCACCTGTTCGACACCACGAACGGCTGGGACGGCAAGCCGGCCGCCGGGGAGCAGCTGGTCGTCGTCACCCACCGGCCCCTGCCGCAGGAGTGGCTCGCCGACCACCCGGACGCGCCGTTCCACACCGCCGACTCGGTCGAGGCGGGCATCGCGCTCGCCAAGAAGCTCGCGGGCGACGGTCTCGTCGCGGTGACCGCCGGCGACGTCGGCGGGCAGGCGTTCTCGGCAGGACTGGTCGACGAGGTCGCGATGGACGTCGTCCCGGTGGTCATGGGCGAAGGCGTGCGCTTCTTCGGCGGCCACACCGGGACGGTGCTCCTCGACGATCCCGACCAGGTGGTCCAGGGCGACCGCGTGCTGCACCTGCACTACACGATCAAACGCTGA
- a CDS encoding ABC transporter permease: protein MTDTEVGVPTQRPAFQRLAGVSTFWIALVLVALCVLFSALRPDAFPTLFTLQTLLIEASVLLVLAVGMTFVIITAGIDLSVGSVLVFSGVVGATLMEALSGGDSSDAGVGVVLLGLLGALAGGGAWGLLNGMLVARARIPPLIVTLGSFGAALGAAQLITDGVDVRTVPRVLRDGLGFGQTAQVPHMVALAAVVTLAGAWLLHTTRFGRRTFAVGSNAEAARRAGIPVQGHLVRVYTGVGLLSGLAGFMSLAYFGTTTISGHSTDNLNAIAAVVLGGTSLFGGVGTVFGTVIGVFIPAVLTKGFVIVGVQQFWQPVAISAVLVAAVWFDQVRRRSRDSR from the coding sequence GTGACCGACACCGAGGTCGGGGTTCCCACCCAGCGCCCGGCGTTCCAGCGGCTGGCCGGTGTGTCCACGTTCTGGATCGCGCTGGTGCTGGTGGCGCTGTGCGTGCTGTTCAGCGCGCTGCGCCCGGACGCGTTCCCCACCCTGTTCACCCTGCAAACGCTGCTGATCGAGGCGTCGGTGCTGCTGGTGCTCGCGGTCGGGATGACGTTCGTGATCATCACGGCGGGCATCGACCTGTCCGTCGGATCGGTGCTGGTGTTCTCCGGCGTCGTCGGGGCCACGCTGATGGAGGCGCTGTCCGGCGGGGACTCCTCCGACGCGGGCGTCGGTGTGGTGCTGCTCGGGCTGCTCGGCGCGCTCGCGGGCGGGGGAGCGTGGGGCCTCCTCAACGGGATGCTGGTGGCCAGGGCACGGATCCCCCCGCTGATCGTCACGCTCGGGTCGTTCGGCGCCGCGCTCGGCGCGGCCCAGCTGATCACCGACGGCGTGGACGTGCGGACCGTGCCGCGGGTCCTGCGCGACGGGCTCGGGTTCGGCCAGACCGCGCAGGTGCCGCACATGGTCGCGCTCGCCGCCGTCGTGACGCTGGCGGGTGCCTGGCTGCTGCACACCACGCGGTTCGGGCGGCGCACGTTCGCGGTGGGATCGAACGCGGAGGCCGCCCGCCGGGCCGGGATCCCGGTCCAGGGGCACCTCGTGCGCGTCTACACCGGGGTCGGGCTGCTGTCCGGCCTGGCCGGCTTCATGTCGCTCGCGTACTTCGGCACGACCACGATCAGCGGGCACTCGACCGACAACCTGAACGCGATCGCCGCCGTCGTGCTGGGCGGCACGAGCCTGTTCGGCGGGGTCGGCACCGTGTTCGGAACGGTGATCGGTGTGTTCATCCCGGCGGTGCTCACGAAGGGATTCGTGATCGTCGGGGTGCAGCAGTTCTGGCAGCCGGTGGCGATCAGCGCGGTGCTGGTGGCCGCGGTGTGGTTCGACCAGGTACGACGGCGGTCTCGGGACAGCCGATGA
- a CDS encoding SgcJ/EcaC family oxidoreductase — protein MPTSVEDTLTRLAAAWNDGDATAYADLFTTDATYVVFDGTVVRGRTAIEEGHRALFAGPLRGFRMEPPTAAVPVRYLGADVAHVLATGGTRPPGQEDQPADRASIVSFVLVCDEGDWKIAAFQNTRAQR, from the coding sequence ATGCCCACGTCCGTCGAGGACACCTTGACCCGCCTCGCCGCCGCCTGGAACGACGGCGACGCCACCGCCTACGCCGACCTGTTCACGACCGACGCCACCTACGTCGTGTTCGACGGCACCGTCGTGCGCGGCCGCACCGCCATCGAGGAGGGCCACCGCGCGCTGTTCGCCGGCCCGCTGCGCGGCTTCCGGATGGAGCCGCCGACGGCCGCCGTTCCGGTCCGGTACCTGGGCGCGGACGTCGCGCACGTGCTCGCCACGGGCGGCACCCGCCCGCCGGGGCAGGAGGACCAGCCCGCCGACCGGGCATCGATCGTCTCGTTCGTGCTGGTGTGCGACGAGGGCGACTGGAAGATCGCCGCGTTCCAGAACACGAGAGCGCAGCGGTGA
- a CDS encoding NAD-dependent epimerase/dehydratase family protein, producing MILITGGMGSIGSHTARALLDMGESVVLTAHRSTRLPDHLADEPAGRVVVEPLDTTDEAAFLDIGKRHEITGIVHLAAARYDLPDPVEYLRADAIGLLNALKAATVWGVRRFSVASSIAVYMGVDEVPLREDAPLPVVAAHQIPVFKKTAELFAALTGDSAGFETVSLRIGTIWGPLGVPDNPFTPLPRLISAAVWGEDPDLTPPRPPAYAEDATDLCYVKDCGRAIALLMLADRLGHRVYNVSSGRLVPYREVVDAINAAVPGADITLPEGRNPDRPPDNYLDITRLRADTGFRPEYDVDRAVPDYVAWLRAHDR from the coding sequence ATGATCCTCATCACCGGCGGCATGGGTTCCATCGGGTCGCACACCGCACGGGCGCTGCTCGACATGGGTGAGTCCGTCGTGCTCACCGCGCACCGGTCCACCCGGCTGCCCGACCACCTCGCCGACGAGCCCGCAGGCCGGGTCGTGGTCGAGCCGCTGGACACCACGGACGAGGCGGCCTTCCTCGACATCGGGAAGCGGCACGAGATCACCGGCATCGTGCACCTCGCGGCGGCCCGCTACGACCTGCCCGACCCGGTCGAGTACCTCCGCGCCGACGCCATCGGCCTGCTCAACGCGCTGAAGGCGGCGACGGTGTGGGGGGTGCGTCGGTTCTCCGTCGCCAGCAGCATCGCCGTGTACATGGGCGTGGACGAGGTCCCGCTGCGCGAGGACGCCCCGCTGCCCGTGGTGGCGGCGCACCAGATCCCGGTGTTCAAGAAGACCGCGGAACTGTTCGCCGCGCTGACCGGCGACAGCGCCGGGTTCGAGACGGTGAGCCTGCGGATCGGCACCATCTGGGGCCCCCTCGGCGTGCCCGACAACCCCTTCACCCCGCTGCCCCGCCTGATCAGCGCGGCGGTCTGGGGCGAGGACCCCGATCTCACCCCGCCCCGTCCGCCCGCGTACGCCGAGGACGCCACCGACCTCTGCTACGTGAAGGACTGCGGGCGGGCCATCGCGCTGCTCATGCTCGCGGACCGCCTCGGGCACCGCGTCTACAACGTCTCCAGCGGACGGCTCGTGCCGTACCGCGAGGTCGTCGACGCGATCAACGCCGCCGTTCCCGGCGCGGACATCACCCTGCCGGAGGGTCGCAATCCCGACCGGCCCCCGGACAACTACCTCGACATCACCCGCCTGCGGGCGGACACCGGCTTCCGGCCGGAGTACGACGTCGACCGTGCCGTACCGGACTACGTCGCCTGGCTGCGGGCCCACGATCGCTAG
- a CDS encoding ABC transporter substrate-binding protein, with amino-acid sequence MRVGTAAVAAAIALITAGCGGSGTIGQNQGGQAEPPANKNLVLLPGVKAEPFYISMECGAQEEAAKLGYQLTTQAPDQFEAALQTPIVTGVLATRPAGVLIAPTDDVALANPMTQLKGAGIKVVEVDTRLQDESVALSTVSSNNEQGGRLAAQTVAQLIGDTGKVMVLNTKAGTSTTDARARGFEEEIAKHPGITYLGQEYTDNQPAVAAQKVSAKLSSDPDLAAVFATNLNSGEGAATGLRNAGKTEQVRLVGFDASPNQVEDLRAGEVSALIAQDPATIGRQGVQQVVAAIEGKPVQREIQTDLIALTQADMDANSQYFYKTAC; translated from the coding sequence ATGCGGGTGGGTACGGCGGCGGTGGCGGCAGCGATCGCGCTGATCACCGCCGGCTGCGGTGGCAGCGGGACGATCGGGCAGAACCAGGGGGGTCAGGCGGAGCCCCCGGCCAACAAGAACCTGGTGCTGCTGCCGGGCGTCAAGGCCGAGCCGTTCTACATCTCGATGGAGTGCGGCGCCCAGGAGGAGGCGGCCAAGCTGGGCTACCAGCTCACCACGCAGGCCCCCGACCAGTTCGAGGCGGCGCTGCAGACCCCGATCGTCACGGGCGTGCTCGCCACCCGTCCGGCGGGCGTGCTGATCGCGCCCACCGACGACGTCGCGCTCGCCAACCCGATGACCCAGCTCAAGGGCGCGGGTATCAAGGTCGTCGAGGTCGACACCCGGCTGCAGGACGAGTCGGTGGCGTTGTCGACGGTGTCCTCGAACAACGAGCAGGGCGGGCGGCTCGCCGCGCAGACCGTGGCGCAGCTGATCGGGGACACGGGCAAGGTGATGGTGCTCAACACGAAGGCAGGCACCTCCACCACCGACGCCCGGGCCCGGGGGTTCGAGGAGGAGATCGCCAAGCACCCCGGCATCACCTACCTGGGGCAGGAGTACACCGACAACCAGCCGGCGGTGGCGGCGCAGAAGGTGTCGGCGAAGCTGTCCAGCGACCCGGATCTCGCCGCCGTGTTCGCCACCAACCTCAACTCCGGCGAGGGCGCGGCCACCGGCCTGCGCAACGCGGGAAAGACCGAGCAGGTGCGCCTCGTCGGGTTCGACGCGAGCCCGAACCAGGTCGAGGACCTGCGCGCCGGGGAGGTGTCGGCCCTGATCGCGCAGGACCCCGCCACGATCGGGCGCCAGGGCGTGCAGCAGGTCGTCGCCGCGATCGAGGGCAAGCCGGTGCAGCGGGAGATCCAGACCGATCTGATCGCGCTCACCCAGGCCGACATGGACGCGAACTCGCAGTACTTCTACAAGACGGCCTGCTGA
- a CDS encoding App1 family protein, translated as MQLRKLVVGAAMVVESVVQAGVLLTLRVRGRHLPMIVPFIGHGTTRRVRVGGRVVLGRPEAAAPAVGVPEAPEPTPRSRRAVLRATIARFLTVEVPGAVVAVNGPGVAAQIRADRDGYLDAVLDVAEPLRPGWHAFELRLRDGAAVSAQVLVVDPAVPIGLVSDVDDTILETGLTRGIEFVRATLLTPVRDRTPLPGAAALYRALVEPADGPPRPVIYVSTSPWNLHEMLLEFIALRRFPLGPLLLTDWGPSHSGLFRIGAQEHKGGLVRRMLEEHPLLGLVLVGDSGQLDPEIYAGLAREFPERIRAVYIRRTRHALPGRLAEVDALAAEVTAAGVPMLAVDDSLQIAAHAAQLGLLDAAALDDVQSG; from the coding sequence GCCGATGATCGTGCCGTTCATCGGGCACGGCACCACCCGGCGGGTGCGGGTGGGCGGCCGGGTCGTGCTCGGCAGGCCGGAGGCCGCGGCGCCCGCGGTCGGCGTGCCGGAGGCGCCGGAACCGACCCCGCGGTCGCGGCGGGCGGTGCTGCGGGCGACCATCGCGCGCTTCCTCACCGTCGAGGTCCCGGGCGCGGTGGTCGCGGTCAACGGCCCCGGCGTGGCGGCCCAGATCCGCGCCGACCGCGACGGCTACCTCGACGCCGTGCTCGACGTCGCCGAGCCGCTGCGCCCCGGGTGGCACGCGTTCGAGCTGCGGCTGCGCGACGGGGCCGCGGTGTCGGCGCAGGTGCTGGTGGTCGATCCGGCGGTGCCGATCGGCCTGGTCAGCGACGTGGACGACACGATCCTGGAGACCGGCCTGACCCGGGGGATCGAGTTCGTGCGTGCGACCCTGCTCACCCCGGTGCGCGACCGCACGCCCCTGCCCGGTGCGGCGGCGCTCTACCGCGCGCTCGTGGAGCCGGCCGACGGCCCGCCCCGGCCCGTCATCTACGTCTCGACGAGCCCGTGGAACCTGCACGAGATGCTGCTGGAGTTCATCGCGCTGCGGCGGTTCCCGCTCGGCCCGCTGCTGCTGACCGACTGGGGGCCGTCGCACAGCGGCCTGTTCCGGATCGGTGCGCAGGAGCACAAGGGCGGGCTCGTCCGGCGGATGCTCGAGGAGCACCCGCTGCTCGGGCTCGTTCTCGTGGGCGACAGCGGCCAGCTCGACCCGGAGATCTACGCGGGGCTCGCCCGCGAGTTCCCGGAGCGCATCCGCGCCGTGTACATCCGCCGCACCCGGCACGCCCTCCCCGGCCGGCTCGCCGAGGTGGACGCGCTGGCCGCCGAGGTCACCGCGGCGGGGGTGCCGATGCTCGCCGTCGACGACAGCCTGCAGATCGCCGCGCACGCGGCCCAGCTGGGCCTGCTCGACGCCGCCGCGCTCGACGACGTGCAGTCCGGCTGA
- a CDS encoding TerC family protein — MLEISWLTWAVTIGLVVVLLALDLVLAAARPHRVGFREATAWSIFYILVAVAFGVWFAMAYGGDFGTQYFAGYIVEKSLSVDNLFVFVIIMTTFAVPEEHQHKVLTFGIILALIMRAIFIALGATLLSLFSFMFLLFGLLLIYTAVQLFRHRDEDPDVEDNAVVRTARRALPITDDYVGGRIFTRVDGRRMVTPLFIVLLAIGSIDLLFALDSIPAVFGVTAEPYIVFVANAFALLGLRALYFLVKGLLDRLVYLSTGLAIILGFIGVKLILHWAHEDISTAVPEISTPVSLAVIIGVLVIVTVASLIKTRRDPTLTAHAGSLRAHKPTTADERREH, encoded by the coding sequence GTGCTGGAGATCAGCTGGCTCACCTGGGCGGTGACGATCGGTCTGGTCGTCGTGCTCCTCGCACTCGACCTGGTGCTGGCCGCAGCGCGGCCGCATCGGGTCGGTTTCCGGGAGGCCACCGCCTGGTCGATCTTCTACATCCTCGTGGCGGTTGCGTTCGGTGTGTGGTTCGCGATGGCCTACGGCGGGGACTTCGGCACCCAGTACTTCGCCGGCTACATCGTCGAGAAGAGCCTCTCGGTCGACAACCTGTTCGTCTTCGTGATCATCATGACGACCTTCGCGGTGCCCGAGGAGCACCAGCACAAGGTGCTGACGTTCGGCATCATCCTCGCGCTGATCATGCGCGCGATCTTCATCGCGCTCGGCGCCACGTTGCTGTCGCTGTTCTCGTTCATGTTCCTGCTGTTCGGCCTGCTGCTGATCTACACGGCGGTGCAGCTGTTCCGGCACCGCGACGAGGATCCCGACGTCGAGGACAACGCGGTCGTGCGCACAGCCCGCCGGGCGCTGCCGATCACCGACGACTACGTCGGGGGCAGGATTTTCACGCGGGTCGACGGTCGCCGGATGGTCACGCCGCTCTTCATCGTCCTGCTGGCCATCGGCAGCATCGACCTGCTGTTCGCGCTCGACTCGATCCCGGCTGTCTTCGGCGTCACCGCGGAGCCCTACATCGTGTTCGTTGCCAACGCGTTCGCGCTGCTGGGCCTGCGCGCCCTGTACTTCCTGGTGAAGGGCCTGCTCGACCGGCTCGTCTACCTCTCCACCGGGCTGGCGATCATCCTCGGCTTCATCGGGGTCAAGCTGATCCTGCACTGGGCCCACGAGGACATCTCCACCGCCGTCCCCGAGATCTCCACCCCGGTCAGCCTCGCCGTCATCATCGGCGTGCTGGTGATCGTCACCGTGGCGAGCCTGATCAAGACCCGGCGCGACCCCACCCTGACGGCCCACGCGGGCTCGCTGCGGGCGCACAAGCCCACGACGGCCGACGAGCGGCGGGAGCACTAG
- a CDS encoding ATP-binding cassette domain-containing protein, which produces MTGSGNGAPPLLQARELRKSYGSVQALRGASFDLAAGEVVALIGDNGAGKSTLVKCLSGVEQPDAGEILIEGAPVVLDSPGAARAHGIETAYQDLAVAPDLDPAANLFLGRELRRPGLLGALGMLDKAEMRRQAADQFARLGVTLQDIDVPIGSLSGGQRQSVAVARSVVWASRVVFLDEPTAALGVLQRERVLDVIRRVRDTGVAVVLISHNMPEVLAVADRIEVLRLGARVARFTAADATLEQLVGAMTGALVHEEER; this is translated from the coding sequence GTGACGGGATCGGGCAACGGGGCACCCCCGCTGCTGCAGGCGCGCGAGCTGCGCAAGAGCTACGGGTCCGTGCAGGCGCTGCGCGGGGCGTCGTTCGACCTCGCGGCCGGCGAGGTCGTCGCCCTCATCGGCGACAACGGGGCCGGCAAGTCCACGCTGGTCAAATGCCTGTCCGGGGTCGAGCAACCGGACGCAGGGGAGATCCTCATCGAAGGCGCGCCGGTCGTGCTGGACTCGCCGGGCGCCGCGCGCGCCCACGGGATCGAGACCGCCTACCAGGACCTCGCCGTCGCGCCCGACCTCGATCCCGCCGCCAACCTGTTCCTCGGCCGCGAGCTGCGCCGCCCCGGGCTGCTGGGCGCGCTCGGCATGCTCGACAAGGCCGAGATGCGCCGGCAGGCCGCCGATCAGTTCGCGCGCCTCGGGGTGACGCTGCAGGACATCGACGTGCCGATCGGGTCGCTGTCCGGCGGCCAGCGCCAGAGCGTCGCGGTGGCCCGCTCGGTGGTGTGGGCGAGCCGGGTGGTGTTCCTCGACGAGCCGACGGCCGCGCTCGGTGTCCTGCAGCGCGAGCGGGTGCTCGACGTCATCCGCCGGGTGCGCGACACGGGCGTCGCGGTGGTGCTCATCAGCCACAACATGCCGGAGGTGCTGGCCGTGGCCGACCGCATCGAGGTGCTGCGCCTCGGGGCGCGGGTGGCCCGGTTCACCGCGGCCGACGCCACGCTCGAGCAGCTGGTCGGCGCCATGACCGGCGCGCTCGTGCACGAGGAGGAGCGGTGA
- a CDS encoding pyridoxamine 5'-phosphate oxidase family protein gives MTALDDEARALFAGPNLAHVATLLPDGAPHSVPVMIDIEGDHLVFFTSPHSRKGRNLAADDRIAISVTDREDLVRSVLVRGHVVKRIGGDAGWEIVDRIFAKYTGGPYPRGEEREAYLVEPAHVTVPTFG, from the coding sequence ATGACCGCACTCGACGACGAGGCCCGCGCCCTTTTCGCCGGCCCGAACCTCGCCCACGTCGCCACGCTCCTGCCCGACGGCGCGCCGCACTCGGTTCCGGTGATGATCGACATCGAGGGTGACCACCTCGTGTTCTTCACCTCGCCCCACTCGCGCAAGGGCCGCAACCTTGCGGCGGACGATCGCATCGCGATCTCCGTGACCGACCGGGAGGACCTGGTACGCAGCGTTCTCGTCCGTGGTCACGTCGTGAAACGCATCGGTGGCGATGCGGGCTGGGAGATCGTCGACCGCATCTTCGCCAAGTACACCGGCGGCCCGTACCCGCGGGGCGAGGAGCGCGAGGCGTACCTCGTGGAACCGGCGCACGTGACCGTCCCGACGTTCGGCTGA
- a CDS encoding sucrase ferredoxin, giving the protein MKEAVTDGWPRCSLTAGTAGDPLEGTAPQADRWLLVEHPGPWPSQALTTLPADVTDALSDWEGRVVLVRRPGRARRVAPRRWFRVDARPGHESVRTGTYGLESELVSAVDTPGKRYDGPLALVCSHGRHDTCCAVRGRAVAAALAAADPEPVWECSHVGGCRFAPAVVLLPHGYALGGLDPAGAPAALAAYRAGRLEPAAVRGRSAMPPAVQAAQHHARLATGATGVDDLRLVHVVRDDLPDGSTDWHVELADPDCSVLLRERYVAAGRPLTCAATTPGRMRIFELQKLRANRRSHPAETHDSPC; this is encoded by the coding sequence ATGAAGGAGGCCGTGACGGACGGCTGGCCCCGCTGCTCGCTCACCGCGGGCACGGCGGGTGACCCGCTGGAGGGCACCGCGCCGCAGGCGGACCGGTGGCTGCTGGTCGAGCATCCCGGGCCGTGGCCCTCGCAAGCCCTCACCACGCTGCCGGCCGACGTGACCGACGCCCTCTCGGACTGGGAGGGGCGCGTGGTGCTCGTACGGCGTCCGGGCCGGGCCCGCCGGGTCGCGCCTCGCCGCTGGTTCCGCGTGGACGCGCGGCCGGGCCACGAGTCGGTCCGCACCGGTACGTACGGCCTCGAGTCGGAGCTGGTCTCGGCCGTCGACACGCCCGGGAAGCGCTACGACGGTCCCCTGGCCCTCGTCTGCAGCCACGGCCGGCACGACACCTGCTGCGCGGTGCGCGGCCGCGCCGTCGCCGCGGCGCTCGCCGCCGCCGATCCGGAGCCGGTCTGGGAATGCAGCCACGTCGGCGGGTGCCGATTCGCACCGGCCGTCGTGCTGCTCCCGCACGGCTACGCGCTCGGTGGGCTCGACCCGGCAGGTGCCCCCGCCGCGCTCGCCGCCTACCGCGCCGGGCGGCTCGAGCCGGCCGCCGTGCGCGGCCGGTCGGCGATGCCGCCCGCGGTGCAGGCCGCGCAACACCACGCCCGCCTGGCCACGGGCGCCACCGGGGTGGACGACCTGCGGCTCGTGCACGTCGTGCGCGACGACCTCCCGGACGGCAGCACGGACTGGCACGTCGAGCTCGCCGATCCGGACTGCTCGGTGCTGCTGCGGGAGCGGTACGTCGCCGCCGGACGCCCGCTGACGTGCGCGGCCACGACTCCCGGCCGGATGCGGATCTTCGAGCTGCAGAAGCTCCGCGCCAACCGCCGGTCCCACCCCGCCGAAACGCACGACTCGCCGTGCTGA
- a CDS encoding helix-turn-helix domain-containing protein — protein MTGESSYVERPPTPALAAFASSVWIQQVGDRPVAQRHVPHGGADVRCVLGEQPRLLGPLTAATYREIPAGGTVVGVRLRPGVVGGLAGMPADELVDQDVAGTDLWRDLGRLTDALGDAVTPRVALGQLQSFLARSAGEPDPLVDEAVRNLMPWHGRGTAALPALLSISERQLRRRCRAAVGVGPKELHRILRFQGFIARVQASVALQGGSDAGLARWAVEAGYHDQAHLSRECRRLLGATPGEVLAQYGAACSCGHDHAASYVPMLRGVDGRSVQERRPVPA, from the coding sequence GTGACCGGGGAATCGTCCTACGTCGAGCGCCCGCCGACGCCTGCGCTCGCCGCGTTCGCATCGTCCGTCTGGATCCAACAGGTGGGCGACCGGCCGGTGGCGCAGCGACACGTGCCACACGGCGGCGCCGACGTGCGTTGCGTGCTCGGTGAGCAGCCCCGGCTGCTCGGGCCCCTGACCGCGGCGACGTACCGGGAGATCCCGGCGGGAGGCACGGTCGTCGGGGTGCGGCTGCGCCCGGGTGTGGTCGGTGGTCTCGCCGGGATGCCGGCCGACGAGCTGGTCGATCAGGACGTCGCGGGTACCGACCTCTGGCGTGACCTGGGCCGCCTGACGGACGCCCTCGGGGACGCCGTGACCCCGCGGGTCGCGCTGGGTCAGCTCCAGTCGTTCCTCGCGCGGTCCGCCGGCGAACCGGACCCGTTGGTGGACGAGGCCGTCCGGAACCTCATGCCCTGGCACGGCCGCGGGACGGCCGCCCTGCCCGCGTTGCTGTCGATCTCCGAGCGCCAGTTGCGGCGCCGCTGCCGGGCAGCGGTCGGCGTCGGCCCCAAGGAGCTGCACCGCATCCTGCGGTTCCAGGGATTCATCGCCCGCGTTCAGGCATCGGTCGCCCTGCAGGGGGGCTCGGACGCCGGTCTCGCACGGTGGGCCGTCGAGGCCGGGTACCACGACCAGGCACACCTCAGCCGCGAGTGCCGCAGGTTACTGGGCGCAACGCCCGGCGAGGTGCTCGCGCAGTACGGCGCGGCGTGCTCCTGCGGGCACGACCACGCCGCGTCCTACGTCCCGATGCTCCGGGGCGTGGATGGCCGTTCCGTACAAGAGCGGCGGCCGGTTCCCGCCTAG
- a CDS encoding TIGR03086 family metal-binding protein, which yields MTTLDARELYRRASAEFTARVHRVGDRWTAPTPCAGWDVRALVRHLVEEERWAPPLLDGATIAEVGDRFAGDLLGADPVAAVDDAAPRAVSAVESGEALTRTVHLSFGDVPGQEYVMQLAADHLVHAWDLGQALGDDSALDADAVATVREWFASIEPLYRRVGVIGPRAALPDAAGPQDELLAMFGRSPALAAVQRFNAAFGAKDVDAIMAAMTPDCVFEDTTAPDGTRHVGAAAVRSAWTSLFTGAPDARFTVEEIVPAGDRVVSGGATSGATGTSGAWTCSRCGTDGSRRSCPT from the coding sequence ATGACCACCCTCGACGCCCGCGAGCTGTACCGCCGTGCCTCGGCGGAGTTCACCGCGCGCGTCCACCGCGTCGGCGACCGGTGGACCGCGCCGACCCCGTGCGCGGGCTGGGACGTCCGCGCGCTGGTCCGGCATCTCGTCGAGGAGGAGCGGTGGGCCCCGCCCCTCCTCGACGGCGCCACGATCGCCGAGGTCGGTGACCGGTTCGCCGGGGACCTGCTCGGCGCCGATCCGGTCGCGGCGGTGGACGACGCCGCGCCGCGGGCCGTGTCCGCCGTCGAGTCCGGCGAGGCCCTGACCCGGACGGTGCACCTGTCGTTCGGCGACGTGCCGGGCCAGGAGTACGTCATGCAGCTCGCGGCCGACCACCTGGTGCACGCCTGGGACCTCGGGCAGGCGCTCGGCGACGACTCCGCGCTCGACGCGGACGCCGTCGCGACCGTCCGCGAGTGGTTCGCGTCGATCGAGCCGCTCTACCGGCGCGTGGGCGTCATCGGGCCCCGTGCCGCGCTGCCGGACGCCGCAGGCCCGCAGGACGAGCTGCTCGCGATGTTCGGCCGGAGTCCGGCCCTCGCCGCGGTGCAGCGGTTCAACGCCGCGTTCGGCGCGAAGGACGTCGACGCGATCATGGCGGCGATGACGCCGGACTGCGTCTTCGAGGACACCACGGCGCCGGACGGCACGCGCCACGTCGGGGCGGCCGCGGTGCGGTCGGCGTGGACGTCCCTGTTCACCGGGGCGCCGGACGCGCGGTTCACCGTCGAGGAGATCGTCCCGGCGGGGGACCGGGTCGTCAGCGGTGGCGCTACGAGTGGGGCGACGGGCACGTCCGGGGCGTGGACGTGTTCACGGTGCGGGACGGACGGGTCGCGGAGAAGCTGTCCTACGTGA